From Glycine max cultivar Williams 82 chromosome 11, Glycine_max_v4.0, whole genome shotgun sequence, the proteins below share one genomic window:
- the LOC100790396 gene encoding 4-coumarate--CoA ligase 2, with protein sequence MSEAAATSFETQHSSTESCVPKTTTTTSSDVSSSPQTTHIFKSKLPDIPLPNNLPLHKYCFLKLPEIADRPCLIAGSRKYTYGETHVTSRRVAAGMSKLGIQKGDVIMILLPNSPEFVFFFMASSMLGAVATTANPFYTAAEITKQLAASKAKLVVTLSAHVHKLDQQQGLKVVTVDEPAADENCMSFREGEESEVAEVEISAEDAVALPFSSGTTGLAKGVVLTHKSLVTGVAQNMEGENPNVYLKEEDVVLCVLPLFHIFSMHSVMMCALRAGSAILLIEKFEIRALLEEIERHRVTVAMVVPPLVVALAKNPAVEEYDLSSIRLVMSGAAPLGHQLEEVLRNRLPNAILGQGYGMTEAGPVLAMCLGFAKYPFPTKTGSCGTVVRNAELKVIHPLTALSLPPNHPGEICIRGQQIMKGYLNDEKATAATIDVDGWLHTGDIGYVDDDDEIFLIDRAKELIKFKGFQVPPAELEDLLMSHPSIADAAVVPQNDDAAGEVPVAFVVGFDLTEEAVKDFIAKQVVFYKRLHKVYFVPAIPKSPTGKILRKELRAKLASIIIQRT encoded by the exons ATGTCAGAAGCAGCAGCTACTTCTTTTGAAACTCAACACAGCTCTACAGAATCGTGTGTACCTAAAACAACAACTACTACTTCTTCTGATGTATCATCATCACCCCAAACTACCCACATTTTCAAATCTAAATTACCAGACATACCCCTCCCCAACAACCTCCCCCTCCACAAATACTGCTTCCTTAAACTCCCCGAAATCGCCGACCGGCCATGCCTCATCGCCGGCAGCAGAAAATACACCTACGGCGAAACTCACGTGACATCGCGAAGGGTGGCCGCCGGCATGTCGAAGCTGGGCATCCAGAAGGGAGACGTCATCATGATTCTCCTCCCGAACTCCCCGGAGTTCGTGTTCTTCTTCATGGCGTCCTCCATGCTCGGCGCCGTGGCCACCACCGCCAATCCCTTCTATACCGCCGCCGAAATCACGAAGCAACTCGCCGCCTCCAAGGCCAAGCTTGTAGTCACCCTCTCCGCCCACGTCCACAAGCTCGACCAACAACAGGGTTTGAAGGTGGTCACCGTGGACGAGCCGGCGGCGGATGAGAACTGCATGAGTTTCCGGGAAGGCGAGGAGAGCGAGGTGGCGGAGGTGGAGATATCGGCGGAGGACGCGGTGGCGCTGCCGTTCTCGTCGGGGACTACGGGGCTGGCGAAGGGGGTGGTTCTGACGCACAAGAGCCTGGTGACGGGCGTGGCGCAGAACATGGAGGGAGAGAACCCGAACGTGTACCTGAAGGAAGAGGACGTTGTGCTGTGCGTGCTTCCCTTGTTTCACATATTCTCCATGCACAGTGTCATGATGTGCGCGCTCAGAGCGGGGAGTGCCATTTTGTTGATCGAAAAGTTTGAGATAAGGGCGCTGCTGGAGGAGATTGAGAGGCACAGGGTCACCGTGGCGATGGTGGTGCCGCCTCTCGTGGTGGCGCTGGCGAAGAACCCCGCGGTGGAGGAGTATGATTTGAGCTCCATACGGTTGGTCATGTCCGGGGCTGCGCCGCTGGGGCACCAGTTGGAAGAGGTTCTACGGAATAGGTTGCCCAACGCAATTCTGGGACAG GGATACGGGATGACAGAGGCTGGACCGGTGTTGGCGATGTGTTTAGGGTTTGCAAAGTATCCATTCCCGACAAAGACAGGCTCTTGCGGAACAGTAGTCAGAAATGCTGAGTTGAAGGTCATTCACCCTCTTACTGCCCTTTCTCTTCCCCCTAACCACCCTGGCGAAATTTGCATCCGTGGCCAACAGATCATGAAAG GTTACCTGAATGACGAGAAGGCTACTGCAGCAACTATTGACGTAGATGGTTGGCTTCATACAGGCGATATTGGCTATgtcgatgatgatgatgagattTTCCTGATTGACAGGGCCAAGGAGCTCATCAAATTTAAAGGCTTCCAG GTGCCACCAGCAGAACTTGAAGACCTTCTTATGAGCCACCCTTCCATTGCAGATGCGGCCGTTGTCCC GCAAAACGACGATGCTGCAGGTGAAGTTCCAGTGGCTTTCGTGGTGGGCTTTGATCTTACAGAAGAGGCAGTCAAGGATTTTATAGCGAAACAG GTAGTGTTTTACAAAAGACTACACAAAGTGTATTTTGTTCCTGCAATTCCAAAGTCTCCAACCGGAAAGATATTAAGAAAAGAACTCAGAGCAAAGCTCGCGAGCATTATTATTCAGAGGACCTAG
- the LOC100799018 gene encoding WD-40 repeat-containing protein MSI3: protein MAEEYEEEGGEIEQEFSVWKKNTPLLYDFFISHPLQWPSLTVHWLPSSPHPHSHPSFNLHKLLLATHTSDGESNFLMLADAYLPTDTSQPIVASDPNYPVLPKVEISQRIPVDGEVNRARCMLQNPSIVAAKTCNSEVYVFDFTKEHGSECNPDLRLRGHDKEGYGLSWSPFKNGYLLSGSHDHKVCLWDVPAAASQDKVLDAFHVYEGHENVVEDVSWNLKDENMFGSGGDDCKLIIWDLRTNKPQQSIKPHEKEVNFLSFNPYNEWILATASSDTIVGLFDTRKLAVPLHVLTSHTDEVFQVEWDPNHENVLASSGADRRLMVWDLNRVGDEQIEGDGEGGPPELLFSHGGHKGKISDFSWNRNQPWVITSVAEDNSFHVWQMAESIYNDGDDDNMWTAND from the exons ATGGCGGAAGAGTACGAAGAGGAGGGCGGTGAGATTGAACAAGAGTTCTCCGTTTGGAAGAAGAACACTCCTCTCTTGTACGATTTCTTcatttctcaccctcttcaatGGCCTTCTCTCACCGTTCACTGGCTTCCTTCCTCTCCCCATCCCCACTCCCACCCTTCCTTCAATCTCCACAAACTTCTTCTCGCCACTCACACTTCCGACGGCGAATCCAACTTCCTCATGCTCGCCGACGCATACCTCCCCACCGACACCTCACAACCCATCGTCGCCTCCGATCCAAACTACCCCGTTCTTCCCAAG GTGGAGATTTCCCAAAGGATTCCTGTTGATGGGGAGGTGAATCGAGCTCGATGCATGCTGCAGAACCCTAGTATTGTTGCTGCTAAGACTTGTAATTCTGAGGTTTATGTGTTTGATTTCACCAAGGAACATGGGAGTGAGTGTAACCCTGATTTGAGGTTAAGGGGTCATGATAAAGAGGGTTACGGTTTGTCTTGGAGCCCTTTTAAGAACGGGTATCTTTTGAGTGGTTCGCATGACCATAAGGTTTGCTTGTGGGATGTGCCTGCTGCTGCCTCTCAAGATAAGGTGCTTGATGCATTTCATGTTTATGAG GGTCATGAGAATGTGGTTGAAGATGTGTCCTGGAATTTGAAGGATGAGAATATGTTTGGGTCCGGTGGAGATGACTGCAAATTGATCATTTGGGACTTGCGGACGAACAAACCCCAACAATCAATCAAACCACATGAAAAGGAG GtgaactttctttctttcaatccATATAATGAATGGATTTTGGCTACAGCATCTTCAGATACAATTGTTGGCCTCTTTGATACACGGAAGCTGGCAGTGCCGCTACATGTTTTAACTAGCCACAC AGATGAAGTTTTCCAGGTAGAGTGGGATCCTAATCATGAGAATGTGTTGGCATCTTCTGGTGCTGACAGACGGCTGATGGTTTGGGACCTTAACAG AGTTGGTGATGAGCAGATAGAAGGAGATGGTGAAGGTGGCCCCCCTGAACTACTCTTCTCTCATGGGGGTCACAAAGGGAAAATATCAGATTTTTCATGGAACAGAAATCAGCCATGGGTTATCACAAGCGTAGCTGAGGACAATTCTTTCCATGTCTGGCAAATGGCAGAGAGCATTTACAATGATGGAGATGATGACAACATGTGGACGGCCaatgattaa